In Sesamum indicum cultivar Zhongzhi No. 13 unplaced genomic scaffold, S_indicum_v1.0 scaffold00212, whole genome shotgun sequence, the following are encoded in one genomic region:
- the LOC105179791 gene encoding pentatricopeptide repeat-containing protein At1g62720-like — translation MMQRNIFPDVVTYTTLVDGYSLVGQIDKARKLLDSMPGKGLKPSIVSYSSLINGYCKNGKVEEAWGLFLEVPRQGLDYDVVTYNTMLQGLFCAGRCADGLKLFKDMHTHQLIPDVVTYNTLLNGLCMNKQIDEAFCFLQIMEEQGVNPDKTTYSILIHGLCKDGKVEIARDLFNSLPCK, via the coding sequence ATGATGCAAAGAAACATTTTTCCTGATGTTGTCACGTACACTACTCTCGTAGATGGTTACAGCCTGGTTGGGCAAATTGATAAAGCAAGAAAACTACTTGACTCCATGCCAGGTAAGGGTTTGAAGCCTTCTATCGTTAGCTATAGTAGCTTGATCAACGGATATTGCAAGAATGGAAAGGTAGAGGAAGCTTGGGGCCTTTTCCTCGAAGTTCCTCGTCAAGGGTTAGATTACGATGTAGTTACCTATAACACCATGCTACAAGGATTATTTTGTGCAGGTAGATGTGCTGATGGATTGAAGCTTTTCAAAGATATGCACACTCATCAACTAATTCCCGATGTAGTGACTTACAATACCTTGTTGAATGGCTTGTGCATGAACAAGCAGATTGATGAAGCATTTTGTTTCCTACAGATAATGGAGGAACAAGGTGTTAATCCTGACAAAACTACATACAGTATACTCATCCATGGATTGTGCAAGGATGGAAAAGTTGAGATTGCAAGAGATCTTTTCAATAGCCTCCCTTGTAAAG